The following are encoded in a window of Glandiceps talaboti chromosome 5, keGlaTala1.1, whole genome shotgun sequence genomic DNA:
- the LOC144435601 gene encoding HUWE1-associated protein modifying stress responses-like: MSDQKDRPEDSVGELWASNWEQQCIEQLESEANFDERLSVDREESAQKLWLSFQNSATAVAQLYKDRVCQHSTPAVWISFQTAATAVTQLYKDCIELQRRGIELAIQTGHQRRTRDLVTWAKKKRRHIRREDMLGFLCGKSVPPRLRPTALQRSSLDRSSPRHPSSGFDRSSPRHASLFTDGLLSPDNEMQPFREALALQGLNGAMANISVDNNSSASSAQGNVHFGRRRHGAFSDSHINPVMNPEELFNISESRKRNSNVVSTDVLMESPPHKRNRIL; this comes from the exons ATGTCTGATCAGAAAGACCGACCAGAGGATTCCGTTGGCGAATTATGGGCGTCGAATTGGGAACAACAATGCATAGAACAACTTGAAAGCGAAGCAAATTTTGATGAACGTTTGTCTGTCGATAGGGAAGAGTCCGCCCAAAAATTATGGCTTTCGTTTCAAAATTCAGCCACTGCTGTCGCTCAACTATATAAAG ATCGTGTATGTCAGCACTCCACTCCGGCAGTCTGGATATCTTTTCAAACTGCAGCCACGGCAGTGACTCAGCTTTACAAAG atTGTATTGAATTACAAAGAAGAGGTATAGAGTTAGCTATTCAAACAGGGCATCAAAGAAGAACAAGAGACCTGGTAACATGGGCAAAGAAAAAAAGACGTCATATTCGTAGAGAAGATATGTTAGGATTCCTATGTGGAAAAAGTGTACCTCCAAGGTTAAGACCTACAGCTTTACAACGTAGTAGCTTGGACCGTTCTTCTCCTAGACACCCTAGCAGTGGTTTTGATCGTAGTTCTCCACGTCATGCCAGTCTATTCACCGATGGGCTGCTATCACCAGATAATGAAATGCAGCCATTTAGAGAGGCATTAGCTTTACAAG GTTTAAATGGTGCAATGGCCAATATTAGTGTAGATAATAACTCTTCAGCATCCAGTGCTCAGGGCAATGTACACTTTGGAAGAAGACGCCATGGTGCTTTTAGTGACAGTCACATTAACCCAGTGATGAATCCAGAAGAACTGTTTAATATATCTGAATCTAGAAAAAGAAACTCTAACGTTGTATCAACAGATGTTCTGATGGAATCCCCACCTCATAAACGTAATCGAATTTTATAG